From the genome of Xyrauchen texanus isolate HMW12.3.18 chromosome 7, RBS_HiC_50CHRs, whole genome shotgun sequence:
AACCTGACCCACCATAACACCCTGCTGATAAAGGGTTGGAGCTGACCATGGTGCTAGAGCAACTAGATAACAGCAAGTCACATGCCCCCGGTGCCAGGCATGACTCGTTATGTGATGTTTGAGCCAACTttggagaggtctcatgtgtaaaagaCCTAACGGTATGACGGCTGATGCTGCCGCCATAAAACCCAGCATTTTCTGAAATTACTTCAGTGGAAATGctttccccagtttgaactgacaCAGACAACGATGAACGGTCAGAGATTCGTTGGCTGGGAGAAAGTGTGCTTTTCGCTCAATTGACATTGAGACCTAGGCTGTTCAAATGGTGAAGTAACAGGTCCCTGTGCTCGCATAGCAGACCTTCTGATTGTGCCAGTAATAGCCATTCATTGAGGTAATTCAGAATGTGCATCTACAAAGGGACGAGTGTCGCAttgatacatttcgtgaatgtacccAGGGCCAGAGGCAATCcgaaggactttgaattgatatgtcATTCCCTCAAACGCGAATCTCAAGAACAGCCTTTGCTTTGGTACAATTCAGACATGAAATTGTGCGTCCTTTAGATTTATTGACACAAACCTGTGTAAATGGATGGATGTGGGTGGATGTGCGATAAGATATGtgatgcagtgagatccagcagatggaaaattacttcaataaatcagatgatttatagaaggaataacacattttatttatacagaaattagtaaaatgaataaaatatgaattaatgagaataaatgaaatgataaaggaaaaaagaaaaagaaaagtttggttctttaatgttaagtagatatatcttaaggatatatccaaggaATAAGCCCTGGAATTAATCTAACAATACTGTGTCTTGTCTAGTGAAAGTGAactaagtaattaaatgaaagaattcaaaattaaagatgaggcctcaaagttgGAGATCAGATGAGAAGAGCAAGAGAGTTGAGTTGTTAGTCTCTCTGATGACCAAAAGTTAAGTTTAAGGTCTTTATACCCTCTTGAGAATGTGACAAGAAGATTCCTTATTTGGTACAGTGTGTTCTGCATGGTTTGGAGTTAACTCAAAGGTGTCAGGACATATTGTTATGACCAACTGAAGTGCGAAGGCTGAGGTGGCCTTGTATGTTGATGCACCGGGCAGAAACACCAGAACTACACAAGTGTGTCTTAtcttgtgtgtgcatatgtgcaaGACTCCCATCTGCACATTGCTTGAATAGTTATATCTAAGTTAGCCAAGTTCTCTGAATTCAGCTCTCATCAGATCAAAAGGGCAACAAGTTCATATACTTTGTCCAAAACAGCGCTCCAGTTTCACACAGGAATGTTGGGCACAGAAAGCACAAACCATTTGCAAGGATAGAGAATGAGCATGAAGTAatcttctaacacacacacacattaaacatataagggttgtgtctggtaacatgtagcCTATACAACACAGGAATACAAGGATGGACATACAAGGAATACATGGAGTCTTAATACAATGATAATGCCATTTAAGCTGGTTTCATGAATGTGAAGTATACGATTATATTCTAATTCAAAGGTTGTAGATGCATGAATATGCTTGTATAATATCAAGCAAACATATAAAATATAGGAATGTCTCTAGCCACTTGCATCAATGTGTTTCTGAGTTAACAATTTGAATGCCTGTTTTGCAAGCGCACAATTCAAGCATCTCAGATCTAGGATAGGCCAAAGCCCGTCGTCTTTTTTGGAATGAGAAAATAGCATCTGTAAAACCCTTTGTGAGTTTGGAAGTCTGGATCACGTCTTTCGTGAGAAGATTGTGAATTTCTGCCCGTAACAGCGACCCATCTGTTATGGAACTGATGGAACTGTGGATGGCAGAATGACACTGAATTGAGGTGGCCGGCATTCAAATTGGTGCGTATAACCAAGCTCAATTTTTGTGAATTTATTGACAACGACGCGTTTTGTTGAGGCACCAATTCAAAAACTTTGTTACATATTACTTTGCTGACATTtattaaaattgcatttaaaaggGATGCACTTGCATGGAACACAGGCCAACATGGATCTTTCAGGGACACATTTGAGCACATTCAAAGTTTAAGATTTGAACTACGAAAAATATCacaaaattaattgcaattctttattttatataatttttaagtaATAAATTTAATTTGTTGTTAACTATCAGCAACACTTAAAATTTGCCACCagattatatgatttatttgcaaTGTGTTTTGAGCTCATTGTTTGCTATTTGATATCGTGTTCAACTTTTTATGCAGGCTAAACGTCTCATCGCATGACTCATTACGATTTATTAAGCTTTGTAAAACAGCGACATGCTGATTCATTATCGCAGCTTAACTTGCCTGTGCGTAGCCTAAATTTCGTTTCTCCACCTAGTTTAGTTTCATTTTCTCTCCAATAGAGGCGGTTCTCAGTTTAGTGTACTGCTGACTCGAGAGAACTGTTGCGACCGGAGCAgttcattgcaaagaagagttggcaaaaTCCGTCATCACCAgttctaaaatcatattactcctgGTTATTTCCAATTGGAGTGTCATGCACGTCCAAGAGACAGATTAGGATTGACTAatttgtggatcagtgttgactcgagacGCGAACTGTTCCAATTTCTAAACAATTCAGCTCAGTTTGGTGAACAGGTTCAAATAGTTCACTGAAAAGAAGAACCGGTTCAAAGGAAAAATTTGTTCACAAAACTGACATCACCAGAGGCGCAGTTGTGTGTAAGTGATCGCTGGCGCTGCATGCTTCTCTAACAATGGCCGACACATTGTCTCTGTTGAGTCTCGAGGACGATTTGACATGCAGCATCTGTTTATGTCTCTTCGATAACCCAGTGAGTTTACTTTGTGGGCACAGTTTCTGCACCAGCTGTCTGGAAGCGACATGGAAGGACACGACATCCTCTCTGTTCTGCCCTCAGTGCCGTACGCATTTCAGCAGCAAACCGGATCTCAATAAGAACACCGTCCTCAACGCTGTGGTGGAGGCCTACAGGGTAAAGGCGGGTGTCTCCGAACCCGTCAAGGAACCGGCTGAGTTGAAAAAGAAAGATACTGGGCAAATCAAATGCGACAGTTGTATGGAAGCCAAAGCGGTCAAAAGTTGTCTGACGTGTATGGCATCTTACTGTGAGGATCATGTGAGGCCACACCGGGAGAATGCCATATTCCGGGCACATCAGCTCTCTGACCCGCTTGCTGATCTGCTGGAGCGTCTCTGTCCTGATCACGGCAAGCTGATGGAGTTGTACTGCACTCGACACCAGTGTTGCATCTGTAGCACTTGTCTTCATACACAAGGGCTGCGAGTTAATCACAGCAGATGAGCAGCATTCCAAACAAAAGGTACCTTAAACCCTGATTAGCAGAGGCTAACATGCCCCAATAGTTGAGCATACTGTCACACTTGGAAGTTGTCACTATGGAACCTTCAATTAAACAGCCTATTTTAGCACAATGTAGGCCTAAGTggttgttagataattttgtcatccaatgtatttaatttatttgttgatctgcaatccccgtctcgatacggctcagccgagggaagaaagaactgacacagagaaccaatgctatcaaatccttcttcaacgtttattgtctcaacactctgttttatggtccagaaaaccacattccactggaccctcaccaatgaaatagttctttaccttatatgggggtgacatacatgtttgagctacgtgcgaaacgtgagacaaaaacacattccttagaacatctttagagcagggagcagctgcagctaccccCAACAAGAGATACAtcaagaggccttcattattccacattacatcaccagagaagttgttgagaagcattaattattccacaatgcccactttgatcctgaaaggatcacatagccttctcaaccaacttcagtgtTAGGTACACACATATAATGCAGCATGgcgatattatgcctgtttatcattacattcatcttttgcattagtaattgtagcaaacatgggccaaataataacataagtataaTGGATACaccaatcgatataatggaagacatccagggtgcgaaccacccaaacatattgaaaaagtttccccatattccctgatgtcCAGCGTTATCTGCTAACTCTTTATTCAACCTATCCATTTCCTTTAATACTTTCGTGAATTCTCCATCATCATCAGTGTGACCCGGGATGTGtacagcatttgtcaccaaacattttacatactcctccatctttagccaagaggtAATCCAAAGCTATACGAGATTCTGTTTAGTCATTTCACTTGCTGCATGTAATTGTTCTTTCACCAAATCGAAGGCCCGTTTAGTTTTATTAAAGAAACGCTGCTGATTATAATAGAGGTAATTGAtccattcagtgtttttatttgggGTTACCCATAAAAAGATGGATTCAAAACCACTAGCAATTTCGTTTCGGGCTTTGTACTGGTTTGGAATACCTCTaggctgtccaacactgtctaaatatacttcagggtcactcgAGGCATCACCTTCTTGGTACCTTCGTATCCGGGTGTTCAcccgtaccttcataacagaaacatcttcctgtaacattacTATAAAACACAAACCATCAAATGGGGTGGGGGGTGCGACAAGAAGTTCTGAATCATTACCGGAACATACCCACCACATATCTGCAACCCCCCTCATGTTGTGAAATATTTGTGCGGGTAAACCGATTCTTTGATGTGAATAAGATTCTACAGCCTCGATCCACTTCACCTGAGAACAGTATTTGATCCGAAACCATTTTTTATGTAATGAAGTTCTGTTACCTGTATTTGAGAATTTATAACATTCAGTCTTATTAAACTTGACCCAGGAAACTAGCTTGGGTGGACTGGCACCTGGCAC
Proteins encoded in this window:
- the LOC127646372 gene encoding uncharacterized protein LOC127646372, which gives rise to MKVFLLMLCICQAVMLAFTRSVLTQQQGVTSVIPIPRNNVWWLWMNYTAGGKQCIVCSRSPASISYVIPVPMNTSTCLTHQEELVKKRPPCLNYTINLPIARTNKTTRTCTDPNAIAVLQKESMCPFNCLLYRASGRVNKTILDNSQCTNWPVPGASPPKLVSWVKFNKTECYKFSNTGNRTSLHKKWFRIKYCSQVKWIEAVESYSHQRIGLPAQIFHNMRGVADMWWVCSGNDSELLVAPPTPFDGLCFIVMLQEDVSVMKVRVNTRIRRYQEGDASSDPEVYLDSVGQPRGIPNQYKARNEIASGFESIFLWVTPNKNTEWINYLYYNQQRFFNKTKRAFDLVKEQLHAASEMTKQNLV